CGACGGCGTGGTGTGGTTCCGCAAAGAGATTGAGCTGACCGCGGCCGACGCCGGCCGCGACCTCACCCTGGCCCTGGGGGCCATCGACGACAACGACAGCACGTGGTTCAACGGCGTGAAGGTGGGCGGCACCACCGGCCACGCCCTGCCCCGCCGCTACAACGTGCCCGCCGCGCTGGTGCACCCGGGCCGCAACGTGGTGGCCGTGCGCGTGGTGGACACCGGCAGCGGCGGCGGCCTGATGGGGCCCGTTGAGGAGATGCACCTCACCACGCCCGGCCGCACCCTGGCGCTGGCGGGGCCCTGGCAGTACCAGGTGGGCATTGCTACCGGCCTAATGCCAAAGCCACCGGTGGCCGGCGGGGCCCAAAACGCGCCCACGGCCCTCTACAACGCCATGATTGCGCCGCTCGAACCCATGGCCCTCAAGGGCGTCATCTGGTACCAGGGCGAAGCCAACGCCGACCGCGCCGCCCAGTACCGCACCCTGTTCCCGGCCCTGATTACCGACTGGCGCGCCCACTGGGGCCCCCAGCTGCCGTTCCTGTTCGTGCAGCTCGCCAACTTCCAGCCCGCCCAGCCGCAGCCCACCGAGTCGGCCTGGGCAGAGCTGCGCGAAGCCCAGGCCGGGGCCCTAAAATTGCCCCGCACCGGCATGGCCACTGCCATCGACATTGGCAACCCCGCCGACATCCACCCCCACAACAAGCAGGAAGTGGGCCGCCGCCTGGCCCTGGCCGCCCGCCACGTGGCCTACGCCGACAACCAGCTGACCTACAGCGGCCCCACCTACGCCAGCCAGGCCACCGAGGGTCCCGCCATCCGCCTAAAGTTCACCCAGACCGGCGCTGGCCTGCAAGCCAAGGGCGGCGCGCCGCTGCAAGATTTCGCCGTGGCCGGGGCCGACCGCAAGTTCTACTGGGCCACCGCCCGGCTGGTGGGCAACGAGGTAGTGGTGCAGAGCGCGCAGGTGCCCGCGCCCATAGCCGTGCGCTACGACTGGGCCGACAGCCCCAACGGCAACCTTTTCAATAAGGAAGGCCTGCCCGCCGTGCCCTTCCGCACCGATACCTGGCCGGGCGTCACGGAAGGCCGCAAGTAGCCTGTTGCACGAACTTTGTAGCCCGCGGCTCTCGCCTCGTCCTGCCGATAATCGTGCAGCGACCGTTCAAGAACGCGGACTACGACCGAAGATTAGCTAAGCTAAAGTCCGCGCTACGGCTCGTTCAGAAGCTGTTTGAGTTAATAAAACGGTCATGCAGCGCGCAGCGAAGCATCTCTCCCGCGGCAGTAAATCATGGATTAGTTCAGCATTAGAGATGCTTCGCTGCGCGCTGCATGACCGTTTCAGATTATCAGCTTTCAGAGCCTCCTCTAAATGAAGATGCGGGTGCCCGAGAAGTTGCTGCGGAACTCCTTGGGCGTGCAGCCTTTCTTCTTTTTGAAGGTACGGTTGAAATTGGAGATGTTGTTGAAGCCGCACTTGTAGGCCACTTCGGCCACGTTGTGGGTGGTTTCGATGAGCATGCGCGTGGCGTGGCCCAGCCGGATTTCGTTCAGGCTGTCGATGAACGTGCTGCCAATGCGTTTCTTGATGAAGCGGCTGAACGAGGCCACCGGCATGTTGGCCACCTTGGCTACCTCCGTGAGGGTGACGGCGCGGCTGTAGTGCATGTTCATGTACTCGAATACCTTCTCGATGCGGCGGCTGTTGTAGTTGAGCTGCTCATTGTTGGAGCTGGAATCGGAGAGCGTGCGCAGGTTGCGCGACGTGGACAGGTCGTGCAGAATGGAGAGCAACTCCAGCACCGAGTCGAACCCGTTTTTCTGGCCCAGCGCCAGGATGCGGGGCTGGAGCCGCTCGATGGTGTCGCGCGAGAACAGGATGCCCCGCTGCGCCTTCTCAAACATCGTTTTGATGAAGCTGAGCTGGTTTTTGCGCAAAAACCGCTCCTCAAACAAGTCCTTGTGGAACTGGATGGTGAGCTCCCGGATATCCTCGGTTTCGCACTTGTGCGTGAACCAGGCGTGGTACAGGTTGGGCCCCACAAGCACCAGCTCCAGGTCGTCGATGGCCTCGATGTGGTCGCCCACGATGCGCTTGGCGCCCTTGGCGTTCACGATGAGGTTCAGCTCGTATTCCTCGTGGTAGTGCAGCGGAAAATCGAACTTCTTTTTGGCGCGGGAAAACAGCGTGAAGCAGTCGCTTTGGGTGAGCGGCGTGATTTCACGCATGATGTCGGGCTTCATAATAGGACGGGTCGGAAGGTTTAGGTCAATAAAAGTACACCGCTGTAGTGAAAATGCTATCAATCCGCAATCCTTTGCGGCACAGGGCGCCGGCAGGCATTTTGCGCTATTGCAGCATTTTATGAGCCTACTCGGCCCAAAAGCCTGCCGCAATGAAGCAATAGCCTACAAATAAATGACCCAATAGTATTACGAATTGCTCATCGATTGCGGGACCTTTGTTTCCCTTCTGTTCAACAGTTTTCTTCCTTTTTCCATTTCCAATTCCCGCCTGGGGCGCGGTTGCCGGGTACCGTGCCTACCCAGCGCGGCCCCAGCAACTTTTCGGGCACTCACCCGGCTTTTGCATGAATAAACTTTTTCGATGTTGCGGCGCGCTGGCCTTGGGCCTGGCCCTGGCTGCCGGGGGGGCCCTGGGAGCCCCGACCCCGGCGGGCTTTGTGCGGGCCCAGGGCACGCAGTTCACGCTCGACGGCAAGCCCTACCGCTACGTGGGGGCCAACTATTGGTACGGCGGCCTGCTGGCCACCCAGGGGCCCGCCGGCAAGGCGCGGCTGGCTACGGAGCTGGACTTTTTAAAGCAGCACGGCGTGGCAAACCTGCGGGTAATGGTGGGCGCCGAGGGCCTGAGCAATGGCTACCAGTACCGGGTGCTCCAGCCGCTGCAACCCACGCAGGGCCAGTTTGATGAGCGAATCATGGCCGGGCTCGACTACCTGCTGGCCGAGTTGGGCAAGCGCCAGATGAAGGCCGTGCTGCACTTCACCAACACCTGGGAGTGGAGCGGCGGCCTGGGCCAGTACCTGGAGTGGAACGGCTACACCGGCCAGCCCCTGCCCAAAAACCCCGGCTACAGCTGGGACAAGTACCGCGCCTACATCGCGCAGTTCTACACCTGCACGCCGTGCCAGGATGCCGTGGCCACCTACATCCGCTACGTGCTGGCCCGCACCAACAGCCTGACACACAAGAAGTACGTGAACGACCCGGCCATCATGGCTTGGGAAATCATCAACGAGCCGCGGCCCATGCTGCCCGCTGCCACCCCAGCCTTCGAGGCTTGGATGAAGCAGACGGCGGCCCTGGTAAAGTCCATCGACCCCAACCACTTGCTGACCACCGGCAGCGAGGGCGACATTGCCACCGACAACGACATGGCCGTGTACGAGCGCCTGCACGCCGACCCCCACATCGACTACCTCACCATCCACATCTGGCCCAAAAACTGGGGCTGGTTCCGCGACACGGCCACGGCCAAGGGCTTCCCCGCGGTGCTGGCCCGCACCACCGCCTACGTGAACAAGCACGCGGCCGAGGCCCAAAAGCTGGGCAAGCCGCTGGTGGTGGAAGAGTTCGGCCTGCCGCGCGACGGCCAGACGTTCACGCCCGCGGCCACCACGGCCCTGCGCGACCAGTACTGCGGGGCCCTGTTTGGCATGGCGAAGGGCAATACGCCGGCCAGCCGCGTCATTGCGGGCTATAACTTCTGGGCCTTTGGCGGCGCGGCGCGGCCGGTGCCGGGCCAGGTGTTCTGGAAGCCTGGCGACGCCTACATGGGCGACCCCGGCGGCGAAGAACAAGGCCTGAACTCGGTGTTCGACGCTGACCAATCAACCTGGGCCGTGATTGACCAGTACAGCAAAACCATTCGCTAACCCACTGACAGCTAGTTGCCAGTTGCTCGTTGTCAGTTGTCAGCACGTCGGCAACCCATTGGCCAACAACTGACAACGAACAACTGACAACTAAAACGCCTCACGATCCCATGAAGCTATTCCGCACCTTCGCGCTGGCCGCTGCGGCCGCCGCGCTGGCCCTGGGGGCCCGGGCGCAAGCCCCGGCTCCTGCGCCCATTGCCGACCCGGCCGCCACGCCCGCCACCAAGCTGCTGCTGGCCAACCTGCACCGCCTACTGCCCCGCGGCGTGATGTACGGCCACCAGGACGACCTGGCCTACGGCGTGGCCCAGGCCGGCCAAATGTGGAAGGGCGACGCCAACCGCTCCGACGTGAAAAGCACCGCTGGGGCTTACCCGGGCGTGTTTGGCTGGGAGCTGGGCCACCTGGAACTCGACAGCGCCCGCAACCTCGACGGCGTGCCGTTTACCAAAATCCGCAGCTACGTGCAGCAGGCCTACGCCATGGGGGCCGTCAACACCATCAGCTGGCACCTCGACAACCCGCACAACGGCAAAACGGCCTGGGATACGGCCCGCACCGTGAAATACATCCTGCCCGGGGGCCCCGACCACGCCAAGTTTGTGGCCCGCCTCGACCGGCTGGCCGCCTTTTTGGGCAGCCTGAAGGGCCCCAAGGGCGAGGCCATCCCGGTCATCTTCCGGCCGTTTCACGAGCACACGGGCTCGTGGTTTTGGTGGGGCAAAAAGGAGTGCACCCCGGCCGAGTTCACTGCCCTGTGGCGCTTCACGGTGGATTATTTGCACAACCAGAAGCAGCTTCACAATTTGATTATTGCTTACTCGGCCTCCGATTTCGCCGACGAGGCCGACTACCTGGAGCGCTACCCCGGCGACGCCTACGCCGACGTGCTGGGCTTCGACGACTACGTGAATGGGAAGGCCGCGGACAAGTTCCAGCCCGGTATGGCCCGCAAGCTGGCGCTGCTGACGAGCATCAGCAAGGCCCACGGCAAGCTGCCGGCCCTCACCGAGGTGGGCTACGACGGCGTGCCCGACCCCGCCTGGTGGACGAAAACCCTGCTGCCGCTGCTCAAGCAATACCCCGTGTCGTACGCCCTCACGTGGCGCAACGGCGACCCCGTGCACTACTTCACCGCCTACCCCGGCCAGGCCAGCGCCGCCGATTTCAAGCAGTTCTTCCAGGACAAGCAGACCTTTTTTGCCAACCGCCTGGGGCCCCTGCGCCTCTACGCCAAGCCGATTTAGTAAATAGAATTATTCTCGAAAAGAAAGTCGCACGAAAAGAACGTCATGCGGAGCGTAGCGAAGCATCTTTCCCGCGCCAGTAATCAGGATTAGTTACGCAGAAAAGATGCTTCGCTGCGCTCTGCATGACGGCCCAATTCCCGCGCTTCCCCAGTGCCTTTAACCTTCTGATGAAATTACATTTAATTGACCTCCTGATCATCGCGGCGTACTTGCTGACGACGGTGTTCATCGGCATTTACTACAGCAAAAAGGCGCGCGAAAACAAGGACAGCTACATGCTGGGCGGCCGCACGCTGCCCTGGTACAAGCTGGGACTGAGCGACGCCTCCGACATGTTCGACATCAGCGGCACGATGTGGATGGTGAGCCTGTGCTTCGCCTACGGCATGAAAAGCATCTGGATTCCGTGGCTGTGGCCGGTGTTCAACCAGGTGTTTTTGATGATGTACCTCTCGCGCTGGCTGCGCCGCTCGGGGGCCTCCACGGGGGCCGAGTGGCTGGCCACGCGCTTCGGCACCAAGGGCCCCGGCGTGCTGGCCTCGCACCAGGTGGTCATTGCCTTCGCGCTGCTCAGCTGCCTGGGCTTCCTGGCCTACGGCTTCGTGGGGCTGGGCAAGTTCGTCGAGATTTTCATCCCTTGGGATTTGGTGAAGGGGTACGTGCCCTTCGCCGTGGCGCCGCAGTACGTGCCGCACGTGTACGGCATCGTGTTCACGCTGTTTGCCATGTTCTACGCCATCGTGGGGGGCATGCACAGCATCGTGCTGGGCGACATGATTAAGTACGCCATCATGACGGTGGCCTGTGTGGCCATTGCCGTCATCGCCTACACCAACCTACAGGGCAAGCAATTGGCGGTGCCCAACGGCTGGTTCAACCCCTTCTTCGGCTGGCGGCTGGGGCTCGATTGGTCGAAGCTTATCCCGGAGGTGAACAGCAAGATTGCCAGCGACGGCTACTCGCTGTTCGGCATTTTCTTCATGATGATGGCCTTCAAGGGCGTGTTTGCCTCGCTGGCGGGCCCCGCGCCGAACTACGACATGCAGAAGATCCTGAGCACCCGCTCGCCCGAAGACGCCAGCAAGATGAGCGGGTTCGTATCCATCATCCTACTGCCGATTCGCTACGCCTTCATCATCGGCCTTACCATCCTGGGCCTGCTCTACTACCACCAGATGAACCTGAAGGCCCCAGACGGCACCATCGACTTCGAGCGGATCCTGCCGATTGCCATCAACAACTTCCTGCCGGCCGGGCTGGTGGGCCTCACGCTCACGGGCCTGCTGGGGGCCTTCATGGGCACGTTCAGCGGCACCGTGAACGCGGCCCAGGCCTACATCGTGAACGACATCTACCTAAAGTACGTGAACCCCCAGGCCCCCACCAGCCGCATCATTTCGATGAATTACCTGGTGGGCGTGGTGGTGGTGGCCGTGGGCGTGGCCCTGGGCTTCATCGCCAAAGACGTGAACACAGTGCTCCAGTTCATCGTGTCGGCGCTCTACGGCGGCTACATTGCCGCCAACGTGCTGAAGTGGCATTGGTGGCGCTTCAACGCCACGGGCTTTTTTGTGGGCATGCTCACGGGCATCGTGGCGGCGCTGGTGTTCGGCGTCCTCATCCCGGCCGGCAACCTGCTCTACTGGTTCCCGCTGCTGTTCGCCATTTCGATGACGGGCTCCATCGTGGGCACCTACCTCGCGCCGCCCACCGACGCGGCGGTGCTCCAGTCGTTTTATAAAACGGTGCGGCCCTGGGGTTTCTGGGGCCCCGTACTGGCCGAGGTACAGGCCCAAGACCCGAGCTTCCGGCCCAACCCCAACTTCGGGCGCAACATGTTCAACATCGTGCTCGGCATCGTGGCCCAGCTCTGCCTCACCATCCTGCCCATGTACCTGTTGCTGAGCCAGCACGTGCCGCTGGCCATCACGGTGGTCATCCTGGTCGTGGTGGGCCTCATCCTGAAGAAAACCTGGTGGGAGCGCCTGAGCGACGACTAGCTTTTTTAGGCTGATAGCTAATGGCTATTGGCCGTTGGCTTTTTACACAACTTCTTTATAACCAGTTTTATCATTCCAAAAAGCTAGTAGCCAGCCGCTACCAGCCAACAGCCCGCCCGCGCTATGTCTTCCGTATTCAATCACCGCTTGCAGCTGCTGCAAGCTCACCACGACCAGCTCGTGCGCCGCGCCAACCCCCGCGAGGAGGTTGGCAACGGCATTTTTGACCGCTACGCCCACCCGGTGCTCACGGCCGCCCACGCCCCGCTGGACTGGAAGTACGACCTGAACCCGGCCACCAACCCTTTCCTGATGGAGCGTATCGGCGTGAACGCCACGCTGAACGCGGGGGCCCTAAAGTGGCACGACAAGTACGTGGTGGTGGCCCGCGTGGAAGGCAACGACCGCAAGTCATACTTCGCCGTGGCCGAAAGCCCCAATGGCGTGGACAACTTCCAGTTCTGGGACCGGCCCATCACGCTGCCCGAAACCGCCGAGCCCGACACCAACGTGTACGACATGCGCCTGGTGGCCCACGAAGACGGCTGGGTGTACGGCCTGTTTTGCACCGAGCGCCGCGACCCCGCCGCCTCCGATGCCGACCAGTCGGCCGCGCTGGCCAAGTGCGGCATTGCCCGCACCAAGGACCTCGTGGCCTGGGAGCGCCTCGCCGACCTCACCACCAACTCGGCCCAGCAGCGCAACGTGGTGCTGCACCCCGAGTTTGTGGACGGCCAGTACGCGTTCTACACCCGCCCGCAGGACGGCTTTATCGACGCTGGCAAGGGCGGCGGCATCGGCTTCGGCCTGTCGCAGTCCATCGAAAACGCCACGGTGATGCAGGAAGTCATCGTCGACAAAAAGCAGTACCACACCATTTCGGAGCTGAAGAACGGCCTGGGGCCCGCCCCCATCAAAACTGCGCTGGGCTGGCTGCACCTGGCCCACGGCGTGCGCAATACCGCCGCCGGCCTGCGCTACGTGCTGTACATGTTCATGACGGACTTGCACGACCTCACCAAAATCATCCACAAGCCGGCCGGCTACTTCCTGGCTCCGGAGGGTGACGAGCGGGTGGGCGACGTATCAAACGTGGCCTTCGGCAACGGCTGGATTGCCGAGCCCGACGGCCGCGTGCTCATCTACTACGCCTCCTCCGACACGCGCCTGCACGTGGCCACCTCCACCCTGGCGCAGCTGCTCGACTACGTGGTGAATACCCCCGAAGACGGCCTGCGCTCGGCCGCGTCGGTGCAGGCCATCAACGCGTTGGTAGACCGCAACGAGGCCTTTTTGCGCAGCACCAACGTGGCCGCCCACACCGTGGCTAATGTAGTGGCCAAATCGGCCCTTTAATTTCCAATTATCCGTCGCCCGTTGCGGGCGCTGGCTTCCCTGCCGGCGCCCGCACGGGCGATACTTATTAGTAGCCGCATGCACCAAGCCGCCGATTTTCAGCGCGAACTCGACAACATCCTTTTCTACTGGGCCACCCGCGCCGTGGACACCGCCGACGGCGGCTTCTACGGCTGCCTCGACGCCTACGACGCCGTGGTGCCGGGGGCCCCCAAGGGCGCGGTGCTCAACGCCCGGATCCTGTGGACGTTCGCGGCCGCTTGCAACCACGCGCCCAACCCCGTGCGCCTGGCCCTGGCCCGGCGCGCCTACGATTACATTCGCCAGCACTTTGTGGACCCGGAATTTGGCGGCGTGTACTGGACCGTAGACGCCCACGGGGCCCCGCTCGACACCAAAAAGCAGGTGTACGCGCTGGCCTTCACCATCTACGGCCTGGCCGAATACTACCGCGCCAGCGGCGACGCGGGGGCCCTGGAACTGGCCCAGGCCCAGTACCGCACCATCGAAGCCCACAGCTTCGATGCCGCCCAGGGTGGCTACCTGGAGGCTTTTGCTCGCGACTGGCAGCCCCTGGCTGACCTGCGCCTGAGTGCAAAGGACGCTAACGAGAAAAAGACCATGAACACCCACCTGCACGTGCTGGAGGCCTACGCCAACCTGTACCGCGCGTGGCCCGACGCTGGCCTGGGACAGCAAATCAGGGCCCTGCTGGGCGTGTTCGATGCCCACATCATCGACCCCGGCACGCACCATTTGCGGCTGTTTTTCGACGAGAACTGGGCGTCAAAGTCCGCCGTCGTTTCCTACGGCCACGACATCGAGGCCGCCTGGCTGCTGCTCGAAGCCGCTGAAGTGCTGCACGACGAAGCGCTCATTGCCCGCTTCCAGCACCTGGCGCTGCCTATGGCCGTAGCCGCCGCCGAGGGCCTTGATGCCGACGGGGGCCTGAGCTACGAGTTAGAGCCCGGCCACCTGGTGCGCGAAAAGCATTGGTGGGTGCAAGCCGAGGCCCTGGTGGGCTTCCTGAATGCCTACCAACTCAGCGGCGACTCCAAGTTCATGGACCAGTTTGAGGGCGTGTGGAAATTCACCCAGGCCTACATCCTCGACCAGCAGGGCGGCGAGTGGGTGTGGGGCGTGGAAGCCGACCACGCCCGGATGGCGGGCCAGGATAAGGCCGGCCTTTGGAAGTGCCCGTACCACAACGGCCGCGCCTGCCTCGAAATCCTGCGCCGCAGCGCCTGATCTTCAACCATTTTACCAAACATCCGGCCTCGTGGACAGAAGAAATTTTCTCCAAATTTCCGGCGCAGCGCTGGGCAGTTTGGTAACCCAGGCGGCGGTGGGCCCCACGGCGGGCGCCGCCGAAACCGTGGAGCTGCCCACCCGCGTGCTCGTGCGGCTTGGCCCCGGACCGCAGGCGCAGGCCCTGGTGGCGTCCGACGGCCGCCGCACCTGGACCTACCGCGACGTGACGGTGCACCTCGTGCCCCAGGCCGGCGGGGGCTTGGCGGTAGCGGTGCAGTCGCCCACCCTGGCCCTGCACGCCGTGCAGCTGCACTGGCGCTACGCGGGGCCGGCCGCGGCCAGCGTGCTCGGCGACGCCTGGGAGCGCACCTACGGCGACGTGCAGTTTCAGCCGCTCGCCCTGGCCCGCAAGCTGCCCTGGTACTTGGTGCAGCACGATTTGCGCAGTGGCCGCACGGCTTGCTTTGGGGTGCGCACGGGGGCCCACACCTTCTGCTACTGGCAAGTGGGCAGTGGCCAGCTGCAACTGACCCTCGACACCGAGAGCGGCGGGGTGGGCGTGCGGCTGGGGGCCCGTACGCTGGCCGCTGCCACGGTGCTGGCCACCACCGGCCAGCCCGGCGAAAGCACCTTCGCCACGGCCCGCCGCTTTTGCGGCCTGATAAGCCCCGCCCCGCGGCTGCCGCGCCAGCCCGTGTACGGCATCAACGACTGGTATTTTGCCTACGGCAACAACTCGTCCGACCTCATTTTGCAGCACACCCGGCTGCTGGCTGACCTGATGCCGATCGGCGATAACCGGCCGTTTTCGGTCGTGGACGCCGGCTGGGCCACTTACTCCCCCCTGCTGCCCGGCGACGGCGGCTGGCAGGACGACTTTTCGCGCCCTAACCCCAAATTCCCTGACATGGGCAAGCTGGGCAGCGAAATCCGCCAGCTTGGGATGCGGCCGGGGCTGTGGACGCGCCCGCTCTGCGCCCGCTACGGCACGCCGGCCAACCGTCTCTTGCCCCGCATTGCGGGCCGCGACGACCCCAGGAAGCCCGTGCTCGACCCCACCATTCCCGAGAACCTGGCCGGTATTCGACGCAATTTTGCCACCTACCGGGCGTGGGGCTACGACATGGTGAAGCACGACTACAGCACGTACGACTTGCTGGGCCGCTGGGGGTTTGAGATGACAGACCGCCTCACCGCCCCCGGCTGGCGCTTCCACGACGACACCCGCACCACGGCCGAGATTATGCTGGCGTTGTACCAAGCCATTCGCGACGCGGCGGGGCCCGCCTACCTCATCGGCTGCAACACCGTGGGCCACTTGGCGGCGGGCCTGTTCGAGCTGAATCGCATTGGCGACGACACCAGTGGCCTGGAGTGGGACCGCACCCGCAAAATGGGCGTCAACACGCTGGGCTTTCGGCTGGTACAGCACAACCATTTTTTTGCCGTCGACGGCGACTGCGTGGGCCTCACGCCCAAAGTGCCGTGGGCCCAAAACGCGCAGTGGCTGCGCCTGCTGGCCGGCAGCGGGGCCCCGTTGTTCGTGTCGGCCCAACCGGAAGCCGTCGGCGCCGCCCAGAAAGCGGCCCTAACGGCCGCTTTCGCCCAGGCGGCCCGTCCGCAGCCCGTGGGCGAACCGCTCGACTGGCTCACCGCGCTGCGTCCCACCCAATGGCGGCTCGATGGGCAAACCACTGCCTTCGATTGGAGCTAACTGGCTTTCACCCCAACCCTACGCTACCCGCATTTTCTTAACCCGCTCACTATGAACCGCCTGGTGCTTGCCGTTTCCTTCCTGCTGCTGCCGGCCGCCGGGGCCCTGGCCCAAACGTATTCCGTGAAGGACTACGGGGCCCTGGCCGACGGCAAAACCCTGGCCACGGCCGCCATCCAGAAAGCCATCGACGCCTGCAACCGCGGCGGTGGCGGCACCGTGGAAGTACCGGCCGGCACCTACCTCGTGGGCACCATTGCGCTGAAAACCAACGTCAACCTACACCTTGGCAGCGGGGCCGTGCTCCGGGGCAGCCCCAACGTGGAAGATTACCTTGCCTATACCTTGCCGGTGTACGGGCGCAACCACTACGGCATCCTCTACACAGCCAACGCCGCCAACGTAGCCCTCACCGGGCACGGCACCATCGACGGCAACAACGGCGTATTCTACGATTTTGACCAGGCCAAGAAGCTCGACACCGCCACCACTCGCTACACGCGCCAGCGGAATAATTTCCGCCACGTAGCTGAGGGCATCGGCGACGGGCCCGTGGTGCCCAAGGACCGGCCCCGGCAAATGGTCATCTTTTCGCAATGCGTGAACGTGCGCGTCACCGACGTGTCGCTGCTCAACTCGCCGTTTTGGACGCTGCACTTTGCCGACTGCGACGCCGTGAACGTGGACGGTATACGTTTGTGGACCAATCTATTGGTACCTAACGCCGACGGCATCGACGTGACCAGCAGCCGCAACGTGACCATCGAAAACTGCGACATCCGGGCCGGCGACGACGCGCTGGCCATTACCGGCTACGACCACCACTTCGAAATTCCGGGCTTCACGGGCGTACGGCACGCCTGCGAAAACATCAACGTCAGCAACTGCAACCTGCAATCGTACTCCAGCGGCATCCGCATCGGGTTCCTGGATCAAAACACGGTGCGCAACGTCAACGTGAGCAACTGCAACATTACCAACTCGACGCGCGGCATCGGCATTTTCCTGCGCGACGAAGGCTCGCTGGAGAACCTGACGTTCACCAACATCCGCATCGAAACCAAGCTGCGCACCGGCGACTGGTGGGGCAACGGCGAGCCCATCCACATCTCGGCCGTGCGGGGCAAGGAAAACGTGCGGTTGGGCCACATCCGCAACATCACCTTCACCAACGTGAGCTGCCAGGCCGAAAACGGCATCCTGCTCTACGGCAGCGCCGAAAGCGCGCTGGAAGACATCACGTTCAACAACTTAAAGCTGGAGCTGATGGATAGCCCGCTCAACGACGTGGCCGGTGGCAACGTGGACTTACGCGGGGCCCTGGTTCCCAAAACCAGCCTGTTTGCCCGCGACATCCCCGCCTTCCTGGCCGAGCACGTGAACGGGTTAACGATCAACGATTTCAAGCTCGACTGGGTCCACCCACGCGCCACTTTCCTTACCCACGGCATCGAGGCCAACCACTTCCAGCACTTGCGCATTGCCCATTTCACCGGCACTGGGGCCCCCACCAACCCGGCCGCCCGCCCCGTGGTGCTACGCGACGGCACCGCCGCCGCCGTGGACCGGCGCCCCGCGGACGTGCAGCGCACCCGCGTTCGAAAACACTAGCGCCCGCTGCTCCATCGGGCTCGCTAAGCAGGTCCTGGACACACATTTTTTAATTGCCGGGACTATTCCTCACCACCGCGACTACCCAGTGCCATTGGCACTGCAAAGGATAACGAAATAATTATAAATATATGCTTTATCTAATATAATCTATTGCAGTAGAATTATTCGACCGCAACCAAACGGAAATTTAAAAATCCAAAAGACATCGTGACCAAGGCACCGCCACGGAAGAAATAATTTATGGCAGTTGGTACATCAAAAAAGTGATTAAGAACCAAATTGACGGCTAAAATGCCCATTCCCAGTACCAACATCAGATGCGCCAGCGTGAACTTTTTCATAAGAATGACTTTGAGTAAGAATAAACAGGATCTATCTAACACTATACAATGCAATCGTATGTGCCGGCTCAAATGTAAACAAAAATGTAACGTGGCAAAGAAAATAACCGTTGCATAGAATATAATTTAATCTGGAAGCGGGCATTAGCGCCGCCCCCCTAGCCTTTTTAGGTATCCGACCCCAGGTTTAGTGCCGGCGCTATCGGGCCCCGAGTAAAACCCCGCTTTCT
This genomic stretch from Hymenobacter sp. PAMC 26628 harbors:
- a CDS encoding sialate O-acetylesterase, whose protein sequence is MPTRRLLLIPTVLLALAAPAAHAAVRLPALVGSHMVLQRDRPVPVWGWAAPGEKVTITFRSKAYPATPDASGRWQATLPATPAGGPYALTVQGSNRIELTDILLGDVWLASGQSNMQYKVKDGNRGGYQPTDNADQEIAAANWPKMRVFTVNQAVAYRPQAEAAGSGWQVCSPATVAQFSAVAYFFGRDLHQQYQVPMGLVVSSWGGTPAEAWVSTAGLQAFPEFGKTVTDFAGRTTDLAADQQAFVAQQRAFAQNMATHDQGYLPGGKTWANADFDARAWPTMALPGAWERAPALANYDGVVWFRKEIELTAADAGRDLTLALGAIDDNDSTWFNGVKVGGTTGHALPRRYNVPAALVHPGRNVVAVRVVDTGSGGGLMGPVEEMHLTTPGRTLALAGPWQYQVGIATGLMPKPPVAGGAQNAPTALYNAMIAPLEPMALKGVIWYQGEANADRAAQYRTLFPALITDWRAHWGPQLPFLFVQLANFQPAQPQPTESAWAELREAQAGALKLPRTGMATAIDIGNPADIHPHNKQEVGRRLALAARHVAYADNQLTYSGPTYASQATEGPAIRLKFTQTGAGLQAKGGAPLQDFAVAGADRKFYWATARLVGNEVVVQSAQVPAPIAVRYDWADSPNGNLFNKEGLPAVPFRTDTWPGVTEGRK
- a CDS encoding helix-turn-helix domain-containing protein, which translates into the protein MKPDIMREITPLTQSDCFTLFSRAKKKFDFPLHYHEEYELNLIVNAKGAKRIVGDHIEAIDDLELVLVGPNLYHAWFTHKCETEDIRELTIQFHKDLFEERFLRKNQLSFIKTMFEKAQRGILFSRDTIERLQPRILALGQKNGFDSVLELLSILHDLSTSRNLRTLSDSSSNNEQLNYNSRRIEKVFEYMNMHYSRAVTLTEVAKVANMPVASFSRFIKKRIGSTFIDSLNEIRLGHATRMLIETTHNVAEVAYKCGFNNISNFNRTFKKKKGCTPKEFRSNFSGTRIFI
- a CDS encoding glycoside hydrolase 5 family protein; this translates as MNKLFRCCGALALGLALAAGGALGAPTPAGFVRAQGTQFTLDGKPYRYVGANYWYGGLLATQGPAGKARLATELDFLKQHGVANLRVMVGAEGLSNGYQYRVLQPLQPTQGQFDERIMAGLDYLLAELGKRQMKAVLHFTNTWEWSGGLGQYLEWNGYTGQPLPKNPGYSWDKYRAYIAQFYTCTPCQDAVATYIRYVLARTNSLTHKKYVNDPAIMAWEIINEPRPMLPAATPAFEAWMKQTAALVKSIDPNHLLTTGSEGDIATDNDMAVYERLHADPHIDYLTIHIWPKNWGWFRDTATAKGFPAVLARTTAYVNKHAAEAQKLGKPLVVEEFGLPRDGQTFTPAATTALRDQYCGALFGMAKGNTPASRVIAGYNFWAFGGAARPVPGQVFWKPGDAYMGDPGGEEQGLNSVFDADQSTWAVIDQYSKTIR
- a CDS encoding glycoside hydrolase family 26 protein, which produces MKLFRTFALAAAAAALALGARAQAPAPAPIADPAATPATKLLLANLHRLLPRGVMYGHQDDLAYGVAQAGQMWKGDANRSDVKSTAGAYPGVFGWELGHLELDSARNLDGVPFTKIRSYVQQAYAMGAVNTISWHLDNPHNGKTAWDTARTVKYILPGGPDHAKFVARLDRLAAFLGSLKGPKGEAIPVIFRPFHEHTGSWFWWGKKECTPAEFTALWRFTVDYLHNQKQLHNLIIAYSASDFADEADYLERYPGDAYADVLGFDDYVNGKAADKFQPGMARKLALLTSISKAHGKLPALTEVGYDGVPDPAWWTKTLLPLLKQYPVSYALTWRNGDPVHYFTAYPGQASAADFKQFFQDKQTFFANRLGPLRLYAKPI